The Chthoniobacterales bacterium genome segment CCGAGCCTTGCTTAACACGCGAACCGAGCTTTGCAAGGGGGCGGACGTTTTTCGTGGGCAGCCCCCCGGCGGGGTGCGCTATACTGGGCGATTCACCCATGGGGACGAATCACCACTCCGTCATCCGGATCAAGGGCGCCCGGCAGCACAATTTGCGCAATCTCGACATCGAAATTCCGCGCAACCAGCTCGTTGTCGTCACCGGTCTCAGCGGATCCGGCAAGTCCTCGCTCGCGTTCGACACGCTCTACGCCGAGGGCCAGCGCAAATACGTCGAGAGCCTCTCGGCCTACGCGCGGCAATTCCTCGACCAGATGCAGAAGCCGGACGTGGACTACATCGAAGGCCTGTCGCCGGCGATCGCGATCGAGCAGCGCACGAGCGGGGCGAACCCGCGCTCGACCATCGCGACGACGACGGAAATTTACGATTACCTGCGCCTGCTCTTCGCGGCGATCGGTCGGCCTCACGATCCGAAAACGGGCGAGCCCGTCGTGCGACAGACCCCGCAGCAGATCGCCGACGTGATCACCGGATGGTCCGAGGGCACCAGGTTCATCCTCCTCGCGCCGCTCGTGGAGCGAGAAGTCGGGGAATTCCGCGATGTGATCGAAAAGGCGCGACGCGAGGGCTTCGTGCGGCTGCGTATCGATGGCGAAATGATCGAGCTGGGCCAGCCGGAGCCCATCAAGCTCGACAAGGGCAAGCGGCACACCATCGAGGCGGTGGTCGATCGACTCGTCGTCCGACCGGAGCTCGGCCAGCGCCTCGCGGATTCCATCGAGACCGCGCTGCGCTGGGGCTCGAATCATATTACCGTTTCGCGGCAGTCTCCCGACGGCGGCGACTGGGTCGAGCAGCGATTTTCGACCGATTACTGCAATCCGGCGACCGGCTTCACGATGACGCGGCTTACGCCGAAGCATTTTTCCTTCAACAGCCACCTCGGCGCCTGCCCTGCCTGTCACGGCATCGGCACGCAGATGTTCTGCGATCCCGAGCTGATGGTCGATCCGGCGAAGTCGCTG includes the following:
- a CDS encoding excinuclease ABC subunit UvrA — protein: MGTNHHSVIRIKGARQHNLRNLDIEIPRNQLVVVTGLSGSGKSSLAFDTLYAEGQRKYVESLSAYARQFLDQMQKPDVDYIEGLSPAIAIEQRTSGANPRSTIATTTEIYDYLRLLFAAIGRPHDPKTGEPVVRQTPQQIADVITGWSEGTRFILLAPLVEREVGEFRDVIEKARREGFVRLRIDGEMIELGQPEPIKLDKGKRHTIEAVVDRLVVRPELGQRLADSIETALRWGSNHITVSRQSPDGGDWVEQRFSTDYCNPATGFTMTRLTPKHFSFNSHLGACPACHGIGTQMFCDPELMVDPAKSLADGTIKPWKTGNKRMRSYYAALLAGLVREFGVSEKAPFRELPREFQSALFFGTGDRELAFKIGVGGKIVEKPFEGLVPQLERMLEKSESEFTKNRLRAFTGWKKCETCQGARLRPEILAVTIREVDGTPWNIDSFCASSIARALSVADRIALTDSERHVVEDVLREVRQRLGFLNEVGLGYLNLKRESGTLSGGEAQRIRLATQIGSGLAGVLYVLDEPSIGLHQRDNDRLIGTLRNLRDLGNSVIVVEHDEDTIRAADHVLDLGPGAGPRGGRLVAQG